One window of Melospiza georgiana isolate bMelGeo1 chromosome 11, bMelGeo1.pri, whole genome shotgun sequence genomic DNA carries:
- the IL17RE gene encoding interleukin-17 receptor E — MDGGDPRGPGPWREAPPGGVGGPAGPHVPVQECGGAGPGRGGERRRSAMGRPVLLAAAAALLPLLLLPSGTGATVTRLRVSANFVSAGEGRWRGKECRATADRTLSRPRCRRPPRPGPPLEPPALSLSRARLCLPAQPCQPCLRVRLALPASELGGVRGLHLTFLELGSSRAGWLQVWQRRRVSGSSAWQVQFDCFPAESGRQVLVSLRTIPDRGLALSCSHAVTAEPPGPVFTHAWLPELRAIEVRVPAGPPLMVRLCHQLALECEELPRPFHQQVLVPGGHHISLPYEFLVPCLCVEASYSHHDSPRSKHCPFRDRPDAYGPELWSSVHFHDFSTSSKDQMAMLLSASCPLHPRATLCWREAADEAAPCHDIPNSTASEDEQVYVLDKVDVHPQLCFRFSYKNSSHVECPHQSETAWNVSVSVWGLQLHLHLTSRIPAAFSAALCQRRGGQCEPEAPLYTVTQPEGSAPGELALLLPVQVLGSCVLVWRSDVHFARKQLLCPDVSRRHFGLLGLVLALGLVVTVLLLNCRGAWRPNDGVPGRRPVLLLYSPDSEEHLGLVCALAERLRTGLGCDVRLDLWEAGGLGQAGALPWLYAQRGRVGRQRGTVLLLWSRGSARLFHRWQVGMADGTPGDAHDIFGAAMACLHGELGTAGRGGGWVLAYFSRLCSPRDVPRPLRPLPTYRLPRQLPGLLGALRGSPPAPRHCRWGRAGALLHRLPGCAREGSSPPRPPGAASGT, encoded by the exons ATGGACGGGGGAGACCCCCGAGGGCCGGGGCCGTGGAGG GAAGCGCCGCCCGGCGGGGTGGgggggccggcggggccgcACGTGCCGGTGCAGGAAtgcggcggggccggcccggggcggggcggggagcggcggcgctCGGCCATGGGGCGCCCGGTGCTGCTCGCCGCTGCCGCcgcgctgctgccgctgctgctgctgccgtcCGGGACCGGGGCCACCGTGACCCGCCTGCGGGTCTCCGCCAACTTCGTGAGCGCCGGGGAAGGGAGGTGGCGGGGGAAG GAGTGCCGGGCCACCG CCGACAGGACGCTGAGCCgcccccgctgccgccgccctCCCCGCCCCGGGCCGCCGCTGGAGCCGCCCGCGCTGTCGCTGAGCCGTGCCCGGCTGTGCCTGCCCgcgcagccctgccagccctgcctgcggGTGCGCCTGGCCCTCCCCGCCTCAG AGCTCGGCGGTGTCCGGGGACTGCACCTCACCTTcctggagctgggctccagccgggctggctggctgcaggtgtggcagCGACGCCGGGTGTCGGGCAGCTCCGCG TGGCAGGTGCAGTTCGACTGCTTCCCGGCAGAGAGCGGGCGGCAAGTCCTCGTCTCCCTTCGCACCATCCCGGATCGGGGCTTGGCCCTAAGCTGCAGCCATGCGGTCACCGCTGAGCCACCCG ggcctgTCTTTACCCATGCTTGGCTCCCTGAGCTGCGGGCCATTGAGGTGCGGGTGCCCGCGGGTCCCCCCCTCATGGTGCGGCTGTGCCACCAGCTGGCCCTGGAGTGTGAGGAGCTGCCCCGGCCCTTCCACCAGCAG GTGCTGGTGCCCGGAGGCCACCACATCTCACTGCCATATGAGTTCCTGGTGCCCTGCCTGTGCGTTGAG GCCTCCTACTCCCACCACGACAGCCCACGGAGCAAACACTGCCCCTTCCGTGACCGGCCAGATGCCT ATGGCCCCGAGCTGTGGTCCTCGGTGCACTTCCACGActtcagcaccagcagcaaggACCAGATGGCAATGCTGCTGAGTGCCAGCTGCCCCCTGCACCCACGGGCCACCCTCTGCTGGAGGGAGGCAGCAGATGAGGCTGCACCCTGTCACGACATCCCCAACTCCACAGCCAGTGAGGACGAGCAG GTGTACGTACTGGACAAGGTGGACgtgcacccccagctctgcttccgA TTCTCCTACAAGAACAGCAGCCATGTGGAGTGTCCCCACCAGTCAG AGACTGCCTGGAATGTCTCCGTGAGTGTCTGGgggctccagctgcacctgcaCCTCACCTCCCGCATCCCCGCAGCCTTCagtgcagccctgtgccagcgCCGGGGTGGGCAGTGTGAACCTGAGGCCCCGCTCTACACTGTCACACAG CCAGAGGGCTCTGCTCCGGGGGAGTtggcgctgctgctgccagtgcaggTCCTGGGCAGCTGCGTGCTG GTGTGGCGCTCGGACGTGCATTTTGCTCggaagcagctgctctgtcccGATG TCTCCCGCAGGCACTtcgggctgctggggctggtgctggcactggggctggtgGTGACTGTGCTGCTCCTCAACTGCCGCGGTGCCTGGAGGCCGAATGATG gtgtccctggcaggcgCCCCGTGCTGCTGCTGTACTCGCCCGACTCCGAGGAGCACCTGGGGCTGGTGTGTGCCCTGGCCGAGCGGCTGCGCACGGGGCTGGGCTGTGACGTGCGCCTGGACCTGTGGGAAGCGGGTGGCCTGGGCCAGGCGGgcgccctgccctggctctaCGCCCAGCGGGGCCGCGTGGGCCGCCAGCGCGGCACTGTCCTGCTCCTCTGGAGCCGGGGCAGCGCCCGGCTCTTCCATCGCTGGCAGGTCGGGATGGCCGACGGCACGCCCGGGGATGCCCACGACATTTTTGGGGCAGCCATGGCCTGCCTGCACGGGGAGCTGGGCACGGCGGGCCGCGGCGGTGGGTGGGTCCTGGCCTACTTCAGCCGGCTCTGCAGCCCCCGCGATGTCCCCCGACCCCTTCGGCCCCTGCCCACCTACCGCCTGCCCCGACAGCTGCCCGGGCTGCTGGGGGCGCTGCGGGGCAGCCCCCCGGCCCCTCGGCACTGccgctggggcagggctggggccctCCTGCACCGCCTCCCTGgatgtgccagggagggcagttccccgccccggccccccgGGGCAGCTTCTGGCACCtga
- the CRELD1 gene encoding protein disulfide isomerase CRELD1, which produces MGPLLPLLPRSPRRGGPGLGGALLGAALLGGVLLAVRADPDPHRDGAEPCRACRGLADSFIRGLERTEHEGFGGGNTAWEEEKLSKYQHSETRLLEVLEGVCAPSDFACHQLLERSEEHVEQWWFHERQQHPDFFQWLCVDRLMLCCPPGTYGPDCRSCAGGPRQPCSGNGRCDGDGTRRGTGLCVCSPGYGGPFCAECGDGYYEASRNKSHLVCAECYQACGRCTGPEDSSCLRCKRGWVLHEHRCIDIDECGTEMAHCRANQYCVNTEGSYECRDCSTACIGCMGAGPARCKKCNKGYWRDGAKCLDVDECASAEEPVCTGVQEVCENTEGSYRCVCAQGHVRRDGQCVEDKPPDAPEKGFFDDVTDDEVVVLQQMFFGVMICALATLAAKGDMVFTAIFIGAVAAMAGYWLSDRSDRVLDGFMKGR; this is translated from the exons ATGGggccgctgctgccgctgctgccgcgCTCGCCCCGGCGCGGGGGGCCCGGGCTGGGGGGTGCCCTCCTGGGGGCCGCCCTCCTCGGGGGGGTCCTGCTGGCCGTTCGCGCCGACCCCGACCCACACCGAGACGGCgccgagccgtgccgagccTGCCGCGGCCTCGCCGACAGCTTCATCAGG GGCCTGGAGCGGACAGAGCATGAGGGCTTTGGTGGGGGTAACACGGcctgggaggaggagaagctgtcCAAGTACCAGCACAG CGAGACCCGtctgctggaggtgctggagggtGTCTGTGCCCCCTCAGACTTCGCCTGTCACCAGCTGCTGGAGCGAAGTGAGGAGCACGTGGAGCAGTGGTGGTTCCATGA GCGGCAGCAGCACCCTGACTTTTTCCAGTGGCTGTGTGTGGACAGGCTGATGCTTTGCTGCCCGCCCGGTACCTATGGCCCAGACTGCCGGT CCTGTGCGGGCGGGCCCCGGCAGCCCTGCAGCGGCAACGGGCGCTGCGACGGTGACGGCACGCGCCGCGGCACCGGCCTCTGCGTCTGCAGCCCCGGCTACGGCGGCCCCTTCTGCGCCGAGTGCGGGGACGGCTACTATGAGGCCTCACGGAACAAGAGCCACCTCGTGTGTGCTG agtGCTACCAGGCGTGCGGGCGCTGCACGGGTCCCGAGGACTCCAGCTGCCTTCGCTGCAAGAGGGGCTGGGTGCTGCATGAGCACCGCTGCATCG ATATAGATGAGTGTGGCACAGAGATGGCGCACTGCCGAGCCAACCAGTACTGCGTCAACACAGAGGGCTCCTACGAATGCCGAG ACTGCTCCACGGCTTGCATCGGCTGCATGGGTGCCGGGCCAGCTCGCTGCAAGAAATGCAACAAGGGCTACTGGCGGGACGGAGCCAAGTGTCTGG ACGTGGATGAGTGTGCCAGTGCCGAGGAGCCAGTGTGCACAGGGGTGCAGGAGGTGTGTGAGAACACAGAGGGCAGCTACCGGTGCGTCTGTGCCCAAGGCCACGTCCGCCGAGACGGGCAGTGCGTGGAGGACAAGCCCCCTG ATGCCCCAGAGAAGGGCTTCTTTGATGACGTGACTGATGACGAGGTggtggtgctgcagcagatgtTCTTTGGTGTGATGATCTGTGCCCTCGCCACGCTGGCTGCCAAGGGTGACATGGTCTTCACCGCCATCTTCATTGGCGCCGTGGCTGCCATGGCTGGCTACTGGCTCTCTGACCGCAGTGACCGTGTCCTCGATGGCTTCATGAAGGGCAGAtag
- the IL17RC gene encoding LOW QUALITY PROTEIN: interleukin-17 receptor C (The sequence of the model RefSeq protein was modified relative to this genomic sequence to represent the inferred CDS: inserted 3 bases in 3 codons; deleted 2 bases in 2 codons), translating into MCAHCSGRRGTHGCPGKGCRGSSRTGLSHGVCCWGWTEHPAGISGQERRCCPEQGQLYSHTGTCSRGELIEAPLDGTAKRGVGVVQEEAERWRLPALPTHRWLEGGCWAQPGPALCLDIASRTWSGVEVIKASFHPALLSLWCTGGDSLVPWRTGGCPVXLCSTAGQEDAPGWAQPVPARLPHRVPQPRRLPGASLAPCPCHGASSSLWGPKPSQGWRDTEPSAAGEGAAGPXPGRLLTPRREPGVRDRSRKREPAAAVGPVEPGEGCXGSSRRGAGAPRGPGPTMHALGQLLLVLVAGSAGGRGDPRDTLACSQGLTCRLLDTDVLCGTEPPGPRQELALARLRLEPALRCTEPTACAPCLEARVRLALAPATGTATESSLSVQPGTAGTEDSGDEGQRSPATGATLSLPNVTGLLLLSGHTFASSRCVAVEVWAPLGPTLRRHTVGWVIFRCFEAPLGSELHISAYMNSRGRQRLSQQQRVPDCSWPAAQDAVPQCQVPRLRVSPGQKEVVVEVEGAAVGHSYTLRLYHNHSHGTSGPGRVVTMSSPMNYVLPVDEVLPCLCLQVWPETQDPLRATLCPFSHDAEAWERLWARSRLVLHIEGQVLTCSLSAPCDLLAELVPCWQPVPSGPCQPLPGLQQPAEGKGPQEFGGLRPHPNLCVQVWSGGQVRLTQCLRDRALPGRPDDLLLLEPGGNASLCAVERGACTPLASFTSRGAGHPGLLEQDLQRDVAGGQCQQLWHPSNRTGVTLWACPLHKYLRTHWALVWMGVLLGAACLLLLLLIKKEDMKGWLKSLRAGYGFSGPLQGRRALLVHAAEPVAERAACALMAALHSLGLTVVAAPGGGSGVAALGPLPWLHAQHHRALRDSDTIILLLSPAAVAAAQQWDTGAGVVPESGAAESSLGPRHSPDPGHVPAVAPCEVFAAALSCAMPVLAVAQGPYVVARLEALVPAVPPALRAAPAFALPADMERFLQALAGPARHRGRCLEPHVAAVAEALQRAVGE; encoded by the exons ATGTGTGCCCACTGCAGCGGCAGGAGGGGCACCCATGGTTGCCCCgggaagggctgcaggggtTCGAGCAGGACTGGCCTCAGTCATGGagtgtgctgctggggctggactGAGCATCCAGCTGGCATCTCCGGCCAGGAGCGGAGATGCTGTCCCGAGCAGGGGCAGCTTTATTCCCACACAGGGACCTGCTCCAGAGGAGAGCTCATAGAAGCACCTTTGGACGGCACAGCCAAGCGAGGAGTTGGGGTGGTGCAGGAAGAAGCTGAGAGATGGaggctccctgccctgcccacgcACAGGTGGCTGGAG GGcgggtgctgggcacagcccggccctgcTCTTTGCCTCGACATCGCCAGCAGGACTTGGTCTGGGGTGGAAGTAATAAAGGCGTCGTTTCACCCTGCCCTGTTGTCTCTGTGGTGTACCGGGGGAGATTCTTTGGTGCCCTGGAGGACCGGGGGCTGCCcag ctctctgcagcacGGCGGGGCAAGAGGACGCACCcggctgggcacagcctgtaCCGGCACGGCTGCCACACCGTGTCCCACAGCCGCGGCGGCTGCCTGGGGCCAGCCTGGCACCGTGCCCGTGCCATGGAGCCAGCTCGTCCCTGTGGGGCCCCAAGCCCTCC CAGGGGTGGCGGGACACGGAGCCCTCCGCGGCCggtgagggagcagcaggcc ACCCAGGGCGGCTGCTGACGCCACGCCGGGAGCCGGGTGTCCGGGATCGGAGCAGGAAGCGGGagccggcggcggcggtgggGCCCGTGGAGCCGGGAGAGGGCT CGGGGAGCAGCCGGCGTGGGGCCGGGGCACCCCGAGGCCCCGGCCCCACCATGCACgcactggggcagctcctgctggtgctggtggcGGGGTCGGCGGGTGGCCGTGGGGACCCCCGCGACACCCTGGCCTGCTCCCAG ggCCTCACCTGCCGCCTCTTGG ACACCGATGTGCTGTGCGGGACAGAGCCCCCGGGACCCCGGCAGGAGCTGGCCCTGGCCCGTCTGCGGCTGGAGCCGGCGCTGCGCTGCACCGAGCCCACGGCCTGTGCGCCCTGCCTGGAGGCACGGGTGCGCCTGGCGTTGGCACCGGCCACCGGCACCGCCACCGAGTCCTCCCTCTCCGTGCAGccgggcactgctgggacagaggACAGCGGTGATGAGGGACAGCGGTCACCAGCGACTGGggccaccctgtccctgcccaacgttactgggctgctgctgctctctgggcaCACGTTTGCCTCATCCCGCTGCGTGGCCGTGGAGGTCTGGGCACCCTTGGGCCCCACGCTGCGCCGCCACACCGTG ggctgggtgatCTTCCGGTGCTTCGAGGCGCCGCTGGGCTCCGAACTGCACATCTCAGCATACATGAACTCACGGGGCCGCCAGaggctgagccagcagcagcgGGTGCCAG ACTGTTCGTGGCCCGCAGCACAGGATGCTGTCCCCCAGTGCCAAG TGCCCAGGCTGCGGGTCTCCCCAGGGCAGAAGGAGGTGGTTGTGGAGGTGGAGGGGGCTGCAGTAGGGCACAGCTACACACTCCGGCTCTACCACAACCATAGCCATGGCACCAGTGGGCCAGGGCGTGTGGTGACCATG AGCAGTCCCATGAACTATGTCCTGCCCGTGGATGAGGtgctgccctgcctctgcctgcag GTCTGGCCGGAAACCCAGGACCCACTACGGGCCACCCTGTGCCCCTTCTCACATG ATGCCGAGGCCTGGGAGCGACTGTGGGCGCGGAGCCGGCTGGTCCTGCACATCGAGGGGCAGGTGCTGACCTGCTCCCTCTCAGCCCCCTGCGACCTCCTGGCTGAGCTggtgccctgctggcagccagtgCCCTCCGGGCCCTGCCAACCCCTgcctggcctgcagcagcctgctGAGGGGAAG GGACCCCAGGAGTTCGGAGGGCTGCGGCCACACCCCAACCTCTGCGTGCAG GTGTGGAGCGGTGGGCAGGTCCGGCTGACCCAGTGCCTGCGGGACC GAGCACTGCCCGGCCGCCCCGATgacctcctgctgctggagcctgggggGAATGCCTCGCTGTGTGCCGTGGAGAGGGGTGCCTGCACACCCCTGGCCAGCTTCACCAGCAGG ggagcagggcaccctgggctgctggagcaggatctGCAGCGGGACGTGGCaggggggcagtgccagcag CTGTGGCACCCATCGAACAGAACTGGGGTTACACTCTGGGCCTGTCCCCTGCACAAGT accTGCGTACCCACTGGGCCCTGGTGTGGatgggggtgctgctgggagctgcctgtctcctgctgctgctcttgatCAAGAAGGAGGACATGAAAG gatGGCTGAAATCCCTGAGGGCTGGCTATGGCTTCAGTG GTCCTTTGCAGGGCCGGCGGGCCCTGCTGGTGCACGCAGCAGAGCCGGTGGCGGAGCGGGCAGCGTGTGCCttgatggcagctctgcactcACTGGGGCTGACGGTGGTGGCGGCACCGGGAGGCGGCAGcggggtggcagctctggggccacTGCCCTGGCTGCACGCCCAGCACCACCGGGCGCTGCGCGACAGTGACaccatcatcctcctcctctctccgGCAGCCgtggctgctgcacagcagtGGGACACCGGCGCCGGGGTTGTGCCGGAGTCCGGGGCCGCTGAAAGCAGCCTCGGGCCCCGGCACAGCCCTGACCCTGGCCATGTCCCCGCTGTGGCACCCTGCGAGGTGTTTGCGGCGGCTCTGTCCTGCGCCATGCCGGTGTTGGCGGTGGCCCAGGGGCCCTACGTGGTGGCCCGGCTGGAGGCCCTGGTGCCGGCAGTGCCCCCAGCGCTGCGGGCAGCCCCTGCCTTCGCCCTGCCCGCCGACATGGAGCGGTTCTTGCAGGCGCTGGCGGGCCCAGCTCGGCACAGGGGCCGGTGTCTGGAGCCACACGTGGCGGCCGTGGCCGAGGCTCTGCAGCGGGCGGTAGGAGAATAA
- the JAGN1 gene encoding protein jagunal homolog 1 encodes MASRGGPRAPGTDGSDFQHRERVASHYQMSVTLKSEIKKLIYTHVVIWLLLLAQMVVGHLKLLPHDQVAMPYQWEYPYLLSILPSLLGLLSFPRNNISYLVLSMISTGLFSIAPLIYGAMEMFPMAQQLYRHGKAYRFIFGFSAVSVMYLVVVVAAQVHGWQLYYSKKLLDSWFTSTQEKKKK; translated from the exons ATGGCCTCCCGCGGGGGTCCCCGCGCCCCCGGCACCGACGGCAGCGACTTCCAGCACCGGGAGCGCGTGGCCTCGCACTACCAGATGAG CGTGACGCTCAAGTCGGAGATCAAGAAGCTGATCTACACGCATGTGGTcatctggctgctgctcctggcccagaTGGTCGTGGGGCACCTCAAGCTGCTGCCCCACGACCAGGTGGCCATGCCCTATCAGTGGGAGTATCCCTACCTGCTCAGcatcctgccctccctgctgggccTCCTGTCCTTCCCCCGCAACAACATCAGCTACCTGGTACTCTCCATGATCAGCACCGGCCTCTTCTCCATAGCTCCCCTCATCTACGGGGCCATGGAGATGTTCCCCATGGCGCAGCAGCTGTACCGCCACGGCAAAGCTTACCGCTTCATCTTCGGCTTCTCGGCCGTCTCTGTCATGTacctggtggtggtggtggccgCGCAGGTGCATGGCTGGCAACTCTACTACAGCAAGAAGCTGCTGGACTCCTGGTTCACTAGCACgcaggagaagaagaagaaatga
- the PRRT3 gene encoding proline-rich transmembrane protein 3: protein MPQWIRLPSPCAYPRRPRDQPRPGSPARPRGSISRPPPRRVLTHGTCPGAPRNPRPGGAAPRRTRPRERTRTCPGLSRAPRTRSPPWPALRIPSRRRPRPCPAPPLPVRAGSRAGARGSGRRVTGCRCRRRPLRRRARPARTGTGTGRVDSVLTMAAAQLVTWGMLLATGVPAKAQGVPPAGLSFGGDPLHRGQQWPGPSPAWEASGEPSGAGAPRSERWGVKHPVHWSPPLQAGDGTRAPLEMETTVTGADSKVWRDGSTVPAVTEEPLLAWRGHEAEVQDRPLPHGSALGTPGPEVPTDRGADSSGPPWAGQGLSLSRHSVSRTASTPSPQPAAPTTALDPTQVAEMRTADAQAGGHTAAEGRTAVPGLSQDAKLTSASSQSVPPGTAPVSDPGGTGPAWGPHASPGSVQLVGSWGGTGGPPSPSPALPSSAPRLRHTAPSWGLAEPWTRALPSLQRSTRRAPLSRATTSPGDVGPRTDPGTTGQRGPQPVPGSVPSTGPAPPPASSTATAGIPSRGLLPQEDVGSPQQVRGAVGPVSVPNATQTTPQPTAHPTTGTLGTRHPDTPGTQPAASSTAAPSATWRRAGMTPPPVPRDPSSPQPQPTVRAPPALGANASGLRWAELQRQLGFSWEAHVYGLAAVFLLLALGCLAGLAGTAILRPSHLLHVVGAHGLLLAACLLRATFLLLDPYGARGRLPTPALLLLNTAPFPLLLAAFALLLQRLQRLAQLQLLPSRLRGLPALGAAAALQGAVMGAADLLPPRLGLPAALGLQALGCGAGALLLLGGLWGCWRALRAPCEGPGSQPGARALLAAAVAGLPVCGLQLFSAVWLRAVLGPQGRFSRPSWAAQLWLRIGELGTALALLAAAAEPVRCRCRRRSPAGHSCWAKALRYFCAGRKAEAPEYPNNCYDWAGGGSGGSGAERTPANDISKNLIRNPAEQLPLRALKDSNEVWAAGTGMPGLSPKCPNMLAARSCAAFEQGSSPSLGELIFRPPSPIDLRRSIDQALCRRHLLHDGLFGRARRGSGSSLHGSPAPDKTPSLGRMVRCSSLTELPGPRQPHGTITVTVTASASSLESSSLKISWNPWRHGLSSPDSLPLDEAPSRAPLLVPAGAPGCEREGPRAFPALGKALDSRSLSSDTIEL, encoded by the exons TGGATCCGACTGCCCTCTCCCTGCGCCTACCCCCGGCGGCCGCGGGACCAGCCTCGGCCGGGCAGCCCTGCCCGTCCCAGGGGCAGCATCTCCCGTCCGCCGCCCCGCCGCGTCCTGACCCACGGAAcctgccccggtgccccccggAATCCACGTCCCGGAGGAGCTGCGCCACGGAGAACCCGTCCCCGGGAGCGCACCCGAACCTGCCCCGGACTGAGCCGAGCCCCGCGGACCCGCTCTCCCCCGTGGCCGGCCCTGCGGATCCCGTcccggcggcggccccggccgTGCCCCGCGCCCCCCCTCCCGGTGCGGGCGGGCTCCCGTGCGGGTGCCCGCGGCTCGGGGCGGCGCGTGACCggctgccgctgccgccgccgcccgctccGCCGCAGAGCCCGGCCCGCccgcaccggcaccggcaccggcag GGTCGACTCGGTACTCAccatggctgcagcacagctcgTCACCTGGGGGATGCTCCTGGCCACCGGGGTCCCCGCCAAAGCCCAGGGGGTGCCGCCGGCAGGGCTGTCCTTCGGTGGGGACCCCTtgcacaggggacagcagtggcCTGGCCCATCCCCTGCCTGGGAGGCATCGGGGGAGCCCAGCGGTGCCGGGGCCCCAAGGAGTGAGCGCTGGGGGGTCAAGCACCCCGTGCACTGGTCCCCACCTCTGCAGGCAGGTGATGGCACCAGGGCACCCCTGGAGATGGAAACCACTGTGACAGGTGCTGATAGCAAGGTCTGGAGGGACGGCAGCACAGTCCCGGCTGTGACAGAGGAGCCGCTTCTTGCCTGGCGAGGGCACGAAGCTGAAGTCCAGGACAGGCCCCTGCCCCACGGCTCTGCACTGGGTACGCCGGGCCCTGAGGTGCCCACGGACAGAGGGGCAGACTCTTCAGGgccaccctgggcagggcagggcctcTCCCTGTCCAGGCACAGCGTCTCCAGGACagccagcactcccagccctcagccagccgcacccaccactgccctggacCCCACGCAGGTGGCAGAGATGAGGACAGCAGATGCCCAGGCAGGgggacacacagcagcagagggacGCACAGCGGTCCCGGGCCTCTCTCAGGATGCCAAACTCACTTCAGCCAGCAGCCAGTCGGTCCcgccgggcacagcccctgtcTCTGATCCCGGAGGAACGGGGCCAGCCTGGGGTCCCcatgccagccctggctctgtgcagctggTGGGCAGCTGGGGGGGCACGGGAgggccccccagcccctccccggctctgcccagctctgccccacgGCTGCGCCACACAGCCCCGTCCTGGGGGCTGGCTGAGCCCTGGACTCGGGCGCTCCCGTCCCTCCAGCGCAGCACCCGGAGGGCCCCGCTCAGCCGCGCCACCACCAGCCCTGGCGATGTAGGTCCCCGGACGGACCCTGGGACTACGGGGCAGCGGGGACCTCAGCCTGTCCCAGGGTCTGTCCCCAGCACCGGCCCTGCGCCACCCCCCGCCTCCAGCACGGCCACCGCCGGTATCCCGAGCAGAG ggctgctgccccaggaggaCGTCGGCTCCCCGCAGCAGGTCCGGGGCGCCGTGGGCCCTGTGAGTGTCCCAAATGCCACCCAAACGACCCCACAGCCAACGGCACATCCCACCACGGGGACGCTCGGGACAAGGCACCCAG ACACGCCGGGGACGCAGCCCGCAGCCTCCAGCACCGCGGCCCCCTCGGCCACGTGGCGACGGGCAGGGATGACGCCTCCGCCGGTGCCCCGAGATCCGTCATCGCCGCAGCCACAGCCCACGGTCCGTGCCCCGCCGGCGCTGGGGGCCAACGCGAGCGGGCTGCGCTGGGCCGAGCTGCAGCGCCAGCTGGGCTTCTCCTGGGAGGCCCACGTCTACGGACTGGCTGCCGTGTTCCTGCTGCTGGCGCTGGGCTGCCTGGCCGGGCTGGCGGGGACAGCCATCCTGCGGCCCTCACACCTTCTCCACGTTGTGGGGGCCCACGGGCTGCTGCTGGCCGCCTGCCTGCTGCGGGccaccttcctgctgctggatcCCTACGGGGCACGGGGCCGCCTGCCCAccccggcgctgctgctgctcaacaCGGCCCCTTTCCCCCTGCTGCTCGCCGCCTTCGCCCTCCTGCTCCAGCGGCTGCAGCGCCTGgcccagcttcagctgctgccgTCCCGGCTGCGGGGGCTGCCGGCGCTGGGGGCTGCTGCCGCCCTGCAGGGTGCGGTGATGGGCGCCGCCGACCTGCTGCCGCCTCGGCTGGGGCTCCCGGCCGCGCTGGGGCTGCAGGCGCTGGGCTGCGGGGcgggggctctgctgctgctgggggggctctgggggtgctggcgGGCGCTGCGGGCGCCCTGCGAGGGGCCGGGGTCGCAGCCGGGGGCGCGGGCGCTGCtggcggcggcggtggcgggGCTGCCGGTCTGCgggctgcagctcttcagcGCTGTGTGGCTGCGAGCAGTGCTGGGGCCCCAGGGGCGCTTCTCCCGGCCCAGCTGGGcggcacagctctggctgcggATCGGCGAGCTGGGCACGGCCCTGGCGCTGCTGGCGGCCGCCGCCGAGCCCGTGCGctgccggtgccgccgccggAGCCCCGCCGGCCACTCCTGCTGGGCCAAGGCACTGCGGTACTTCTGCGCCGGCCGCAAAGCTGAGGCACCCGAGTACCCCAACAACTGCTACGACTGGgccggcggcggcagcggcggcagcggcgcggAGCGGACACCCGCCAACGACATCTCCAAGAACCTCATCCGCAACCCGGCGGAGCAGCTGCCGCTGCGGGCTCTGAAGGACAGCAACGAGGTCTGGGCAGCTGGCACCGGGATGCCGGGGCTCAGCCCCAAGTGCCCCAACATGCTGGCCGCCCGCTCCTGCGCCGCCTTCGAGCAGGGCTCGTCGCCCTCCCTGGGGGAGCTCATCTTCCGCCCGCCGTCCCCCATCGACCTGCGCCGCAGCATCGACCAGGCGCTCTGCCGCCGCCACCTCCTGCACGACGGCCTCTTCGGCCGGGCCCGCCGCGGCTCCGGCTCCTCGCTGCACGGCTCCCCTGCCCCCGACAAGACCCCCAGCCTGGGGCGCATGGTGCGCTGCAGCTCGCTCACGGAGCTGCCCGGCCCCCGCCAGCCCCACGGCACCATCACTGTCACCGTCACCGCCTCGGCCAGCTCGCTGGAGAGCAGCTCGCTGAAGATCAGCTGGAACCCCTGGCGCCACGGGCTGTCCTCGCCCGACAGCCTGCCCCTGGACGAGGCGCCCAGCCGGGCCCCGCTCCTGGTGCCCGCCGGAGCCCCCGGCTGCGAGCGGGAGGGACCCCGCGCCTTCCCAGCCCTCGGCAAGGCGCTGGACTCCCGCAGCCTCTCCAGCGACACCATTGAGCTCTGA